The Fusarium falciforme chromosome 12, complete sequence DNA window ACACAAAAGAAAATACCATGCTAGCCTTTGAAAATCTAGTTGCCCAAATACCGTGTCCTCCAGTCAATATCTGGCCGAAATCCGTTATCCATACTTTTCTATCCAACCCGTCGAACTATTGCTTGCCATGCTCACAAACTCCACAAGCCCTCGGAATTTCGTAATGAAACACTTAGTAACGTTGGTAACCGTTATTCTCATGAGATGAAAATGATTGCGCCTCAAGCGGGTATTGGTCGTTGTCGAAGGGGCTCTTGATGATAGCCCGTTGGTTAATGACCCGGCTGGGATGAAACCAGTTGAACAAAATAGAAACCAAGGCCATGAGTGTAGCGTCGAAGAGATAGATGTAGATCTCGTTGGATTGCAAGGCACCCTCTTTTCCGAGAACATACTCGGCAACACGGAATGCCGATCGAACCAGAATGAACAAACTCGTGACGTAGAGAACCATGAGAAGCTTCTTCCACGGCGTCGTGATAGTGGCTGATCGATTCGTGGGATTTTTCCGGATCCTCATATGGAAAACGAGCGTGACGATcatgaagaagccaaagaagaaaatCTGGATCATCAAGCCGCCAATGATGATATTCTCTCCCTTTTTGACGCTATCCTTATCCTTGGCGCTGGCGAGcatgccgccgccgccgctctgAGCGAAGAAAGACAGGACATCACCAAGGACAAAGAGCTTTGTCAACCACTTGGGCGGGATGAGAGACAGCCGCCCTGCGTCCAGAAGAACAATCAATCGCCCCAAGACCATGTAGATAGATGCGGCGTAGAGGGCGGGGCCAAGCAGTAGAAGGATCGATTGCATGATGTAGGGGTTCTTTGTGTAATTCGGTGCTTCGTTTGCGGAGAGTGCTCGTCCGATATAGCCGGCCGCCTCGACTGTCGCCTTGGGTTAGCTCCTATGAAAGATCAAGCTCTTAGGGCGCTGTGCAACACTTACAGAGACAGCCGATCAAGAATGGGATGAAGTACCATGTTCGGCTCTTGAACATCTGCCAAATGTGTACGAGTGTGGAAAGGGCGAAGAGAATGACGAATACAGCGGCGGCCGGAAGCGACGGATCATAGTTGTAGAAAGTGAAGCCCTGCTTCGCACCAGATCCTCCTTCTTCGCCTGCCATTGTTGCTAAGGATTGTTTGGTTGTGAAAGAAAATGGAAAGGAATGTCTAAAGTTGGTTCTTTGCTGGTTTGCGTGGTGGATAATGAGTGACGGTGTCCAAGACGGGGATTGAAGATCGGCAGAAAAGATTAATGAATGAAGTGAATCTGCAAGGCACAGCACGAATCTAGAACTCCAGGGACCGGGCCGTTCATATAACAATGGGCTAACATGCGGCTACTTAGGGGAAGGCTTATCGTATAATTTGCCGTGCAGCAAGCTTTGCACAATACGTACGCGGAAGAGCCCCTGGGCTGAGTGGGCCATGGCACTCGGCCCATTCCGCCACCCCATATTCGTACATCTAACAGGCTAAGATCGAAGTAGGGCTTCGTCATTCTCGGCGCTTCATCGTTGGGGTATTTTTGGAACACAATGCCCATTTGGAGGGCCGTTGATGGGTCTTGATTGAACTTGGCGTGAAACGCTGCAGTGTCACAGCTGTCACAGCTGTCACAGCGAGATCTAAAGCGCCTATGCCGCCGCAGAGTATGCAGCGCTTTCTATCATTCAACAACATGAAAGATACGCCTCGTGGCTTTTGTTGGAACTTTCCACGGCCTATTGAAAGTCTGAGGAGCCCAAATGGGGCCGCTGGAACAAGTAACTGCACGCTCTCCAGGCATTACAACTATGTCACAGCTTCACTATCGTTCGCGACAGATGACGAATAGGCCGCGCAATTAGGGGCTCTGATGCACTCCTACAGGTCAAAATGTCACCTTCAAATAGGTGACACTCTCCAAACGCGCAAAGAATGTTAGAGTTCCTCCCAGCACCTTTTGATCTCGTGGATGATTGGATGGTGGAAATCGGGTAGGGCTATACGTGTATACAGGGATGCTATACGCGGACACGGCTCCACGTATCCGACCAGCCGACGGATCCAGCCTCCAAGGCCACGACAAAAGTCACCGGTTGGGCACACCCACGACGAGACAATTTGATGTAACTGGCGGTAAATCCAGATAATGGTGCTCTTTTTCGCAATTATACGCGTCAGCGTACCCCGCGCCATCTGTTTAGGCTTAAGTGATAACCTTCGGTCGTGTATAAAGTCCGACAGCCCCTTTACTTCGATGTTGATACCGGCGGAAGCTTGTTATTCTCATTGGCTCTGTAGTGTGCCTGCGTTCACGGAATTGACACTCAACCCAAGCGCTTGTAACCTCGTTCACCATGCCAAAGCTCGAAACTCACAATGGCTACCCGCTATGGCGGTACGTCCCTTCTCTGCCGGCCGCAATCGTCTTTGTCGTCATATTCGGCATCTTGACTATTGGCCATGCCTGGAAAATGTTCCGACACCGCATGTGGTTCTGCATCCCCTTTGTCGTGGGAGGTATCTGTAGGTTCTCCACCACCCCGTCCCCCTGACATCACACTCACCTGCCACAGTTGAAATTATTGGTTACGCAGCCAGAGCTGTTGCGTACAACAGTACAGGCGCGCTTATGCCTTATGTCCTCCAATCGGCCCTTTTGCTTCTGGCTCCTATCCTGTTTGCTGCTTCGCTATACATGACGCTTGCCAGAGTCGTACGAGCCGTAAAGGGAGCACCGTTTTCGATCATCGCGCCCCGATGGCTCACTCGCATCTTCGTCTTTGGCGATGTCTTCAGCTTTATCGTCCAAGCTAGCGGTGCCGGCCTGCGTGTCCAAGCTGGCAACAACCCCGACATTGATCCCAACCTGGGCTCAAACATCATCGTTGGCGGCCTGATTTTCCAGATTGCGATTTTTGGAGTCTTCATCGCCACCGCCTTGATCTTCAACTCGAGATTCCGAAGGCACGTCGCAGGAGGTGCTGTGGTATACGACGTCCCCTGGCAAGAGAGCCTCAACATGCTCTACGTCACATCGATGATGATCATGGTGCGAAACATCTTCCGAGTGGTCGAGTACGCTATGGGAAGCGATGGATACCTCTTGAGCGTGGAATGGGGAGTCTATGTCTTTGATGCAGCATTGATGACTCTTACAATGGCGTGGTTTTTCTGGCGGTACCCGAGCCAGCTCAAGCAGGCTATCAAGGCAAACTCAGAGGAGGTGGAGCTAGAGTCTGGAAGGTGAAGGATATTGGCGCCAGGACGACATGAGTGATTGGTGATTTGACTTCCAGATTCTGCCGTTTCATGAAGGGTTGAGGGCTTTTGGGGTTTGGAGATGGACTATGGGAGGTGGCCATCCGTTTGTTATTTCTCGTTGCCTATTCTTAGATACCTTTAGCATGAACAATATTATGATTAGACTTGACACTAAGCCAGCAATCTTGATACCGGGACGTGATTTGCCGATTGGAAAGCTTGTATCAACCAGACTACGAGATGTAGGTCAGCATGCAGTCGTTTCGCGTCTATGACTGGGCCCTGGTCTAACAAGCTCGCGCAAATCAAAAACTGAAACTATTCGTTTGTGTATATGTAAGCATGCAAGCAACTAACTAGAGATCGGGGCCAATCCGCACGCTTGGTAACCCTCACTAAGTGTATCCTTGATGCCTGAACCAACCACAAGAGGGTGAGAGCTCGGCTCTCTTCATATTATTAGTTCTCATAATAACCTCTACTTGAAAAGTTTGAAAAGGGAGACCTTCCCATATATCTCAATGGTCAAGGACTTATGCTTGGTGGGACGGCTCAACTcagatcatcatcttcatcgtggTCAACGGGAAAGGAGCAGCTTCTGCGCTCTTTCCTTGGCCGAATATTCattgctattaattaattcattGACCTTGCCATTTTATATTGAATTTAACTCATTGAGATGTACACGGGATCTCCCTTCTGAAAGTCACTCAAAAGATACAAAGGCGCTTTCTTCTGGCTGTGGTTGGGTGTGTTCTGTTCCTCCACCAAACTACCTGCCTAAGGTATGACAACAATTAGAAGGCAAGGTCCCCCGAAAACTTTGATGATAACTCTGTAAAACTATATAGTAGAAAGCATGCAAATGCTTCAACTCGCTGCTCTGCAGCTCTCGAGCGAACGATTTGAGGCTGATAGTCGTGTGGCTGAATCGAACAAGACCCCGTGATAATTCAGAAATagcacatcatcatccacaaACAAAACAATGACAAATAGCTTCGGAAACAACTCTGCCGACTGGAAATATCGGATCCGATGGCGGCTTATTCCCTGGGCCTGTTGTGATATCAGACCCTCTTTGCGCCATCCAATCCCCGCAAATTACCACAATCACACCCAGTACCGACAATGTTATCTCTTTGATTACGGATCAGGACTCCGCTATGGGGGTTCGTGGGGGTCGATGCCGAGCGATTGGGGCTCTTCTGATCTTGAATTTTTCCTCCTTTGTTGTTTAGATCTTCAATCGTTCAAGAGCAATTGAGATGTCAGTCGCCCAGCATGTTGTTCAAATCCGATACTAGAAACTCAATCACCATTGTCACGTCCCGAAGACTCTCTATTTCGGAAGATAATACCCCGACAGCGGACCCCCAACATGATGTTGAAAAGGCAGGCCGAGATTCCAGCGAGGGCGAATCCCCGGAAGTCACCGAGTTTGAAGAGGTCGACTGGGATGGCCCTGATGACCCTGACAAGCCAGTCAATTGGCCGCAGACGAAGAAATGGAGGATTACTCTGACTGTTTCCATGTTGAGCTTCATGACGTTTGTTCTCCCCAGTCTGTGCTTCTCTGCCAAGACTAATTGATCTCTCAGACCATTCGCCTCGTCGATGATGGCCCCAGCAATTGACGAAGTCATGAaagagatgaagacgacaaATCGGGATCTTGGCTCCTTTGCCGTGTCGATTTATCTCCTGGGCTACGCATTCGGCCCCCTGCTCATTGGTCCATGCAGCGAACTCTACGGTCGATTGGTCGTCTATCACACATGCACTGCCCTCTTCGCCATTATGAACATTGGGTGCGCAATGGCAAATAGCATGTCCATGCTGATTGCCTTTCGCTTTCTGACTGGTACAGTGGGCGCATGTGCTTTCACTGTCGGTCCAAGTACTATTGGAGACTGTTTCAAGCAAGAACAGCGCGGAAAGGCCATGGCGGTGATGAATCTGCCTGTCTTATTTGGGCCATGCATGGGACCGGCAATTGGAGCATATCTCTCCCGAGCGGCAGGTTGGAGGTGGGACTTTTGGTTAATTACTATCATGGTCGGTTGTTACCCTTCAGTGTCCCGACACATGCATACTGACCATGAAACAGGCCGGTGTTGCTTTTGGGATCAGCTTGTTGACATTGAGAGAAACATATCCCCCAGTGGTTCTCAGGTGGAAAGCCAAGAGACTACGAAAATTGGCTGGCCTACCTGACGTTCAGCTCAACAACGAACCAAGCCAATCTCCTGTTCAATTCTTTTTCATGAATATCATCAGACCCCTCAAGATGCTCGCTCTGTCTCCCCTAATTCAAGGACTGTCACTTCTCGCCGCCGTCGCGTATGGAGTCCTCTACCTGTTGTTCACCACCCTAACAGAAGTTTTCGTGACTCGCTACGGAATCGTGACAAACGTTGGACTGGTTTACTTCGGACTCGGCGTCGGCCAAATTGCGGGTGTTGCCGTCTTTGGCACGGCGTCAGATACCATCGTCAAGAGAATGGCCAAGGGAGGAGAGATGAAGCCCGAGTATCGACTTCCTCCCATGATCCCCGGAACAGCCATGATTCCTCTGGGCTTAATCATCTACGGCTGGACGGCGCAGTACTACGTACATTGGTTTGTTCCTCTGCTTGGAACCTTCTTCGTTGGAGTGGGAGTCATCACCGTCTTTATTCCCGTCGCGTCGTATTTGGTCGATGCGTATCCAGCTCACGCAGCGAGTGCGACGGCTGCCACAACGGTCTTTAGGAGCATGGGCGGTGCCCTGTTGCCGTTGGCAGGACCCAAGATGTATCAGAAGCTTGATCAGGGCTGGGGCAATACCTTGCTTGCTGGAATCGCGTTGGGAGTGATGCCCATGATCTGGCTGACGATGAAGTACGGGGAGAGGCTCAGAACACATCCCAAGTATCAGATGAACCTGTAGAGAGGTCTAATTGATCATGTTGAGCCTAGCACTCTAAGAAACCCAGAGCTGAAAGCACGTGTGGGAGACTAAAAGAAAGTGAGTTGAGATTTGGAAGTCGCAAGCATAAGGTAGCTGTCACAGGACATTGATACGTACTGAATCCCAAATACGGAGGCCTCATCTTCCAACCTCAGCATGTTGCAGTAGGGCTGTCAGCTCGGGCCTTAACCATCCGCCCCAGAGCTTGGCGACTGATACGATGCGTACGAGGGGCCAACCACGTCCTCTGTGCCCAGAGCTTGGTCACTTGGCGGATGTCTGTCAGCCAATAGTTGTAGCCGTAAGCTTCTGATTGTCTAGGAGCACAGCCACCACCAAATATGCCGGAAGGGTCTTGGTCATTGTCAATTTACGTCTGCCTAGATAAATATGATTCAAGGGAACAGTGTTTTGTTTTCGTCCGACGGCATGGTCATTTCTAGGATCGGGCATAAGAGAACGCGGCATCACAGCCCTCTACCTCTAGGGCTTCACATAGACCATACGCCAAGGCCATAACCACTCTGCCGTCTGGATATCCCAATGCCACTTCCACAGGTTCGAAAGAAACAGCACCAGAATTTCAGTACCGTCGATATCAGCCACAATGTCAGACGAAACTCGAAAATGCCGCCATGGTAACGAAACAGCCGAGCCTTGCCAGTCCTGCAAGACAGAAAGGCGAGAGCAGCTCAAGTACAGGTGGAAGATTATCCTCGGACTTTTTCTACCCTTTGCTATTTCGGCCCTCGAcgtcaccatcatcgccagCGCATTGCCATGGATCGCCGACGACTTTGACCAACTGTCTCAGCTCAACTGGATCATCTCATCCTTCAACTTGACAGCGGCCGCTTTCATTCCATTCTGGGGCCAGATGGCTGACATTTTCGGTCGACACGCATCTATTCAGGCCTGCATGATTATCGCCATCGTTGGCGGCGCTCTGTGTACAGGCGCACCGACCAACGCATTTCCAATGCTGCTTTTTGGGAGAGCACTTCAAGGCATAGGCTGCGCTGGTATCAATGTGGTTGTTCGGGCTATTGTAGCCGACAAAGTGTCACTACAAGAGGATGCAAAGAACTGGTCCATCTTTTCCATGGTGGCAGGCAGTTCCTACTCAGTCGGGCCTGTAATTGGAGGTATGAAGTGACACTCCATGAAAGAAAAGTGTCTGATATGAGCATACAGGTTACTTGACCAACACTAACTGGCGATGGTGTTTCGGAATCACACTTCCAATCGGAGTTGCTGGATGTATCATTACCTTCATCGTTCTTCGCAAGGAGCTGCTTGGACCTCAACCTATCCCACAACTCGAGGAGACGACAGAGACTGGCCGTCGAACGACCTTCAAGCAGCGTCTCAAGACAATTGACATCGGAGGACAAGTTCTGTCCCTTTTTGGATTTGGCTTGCTTATCCTCGCATTCACATGGGCCGGATCAACATACGCCTGGGACAGCCCAGCCATTATTGTGCCCCTGGTCTTTGGCGGCCTCATTATTGGTTCATTCGTGCTGTGGCAATACTACATGACTCCAGGTCGAATATTGGAGAGGAAGTTCCCACAACAACAGGCCATGATCCCGTGGGAAGTACTCAGGAATCGTGACATAGGCTTGCTTTTCTATACTTCCTTCGCTTCTGGAATGGCCATGTACTCCGTGCTCTACTTTTGCACCCTGTACTTCACTATGGTTAAACAGCTGCTTCCGAGCGAGGCAGGACGGCAGTTGTTATTCTTCGTTCCAGGATTAGGAAGTGAGTCAAGATTCAGCATCCTCAAGCCTCCTGACTGCACGCAAGTACTAACCATCACTAGCTGGGGTCTTCATTGCGATTCTCATGTGCAACTACTCCCCCCGTCAGACCTGGCATCCAATAATGCTTGGAGCTGTTATCGAAGCCATAGGCCTTGGCGTACTAGCATGGGCATTGTGGAAGGAGCACGATCCAACGGTCTACGGCATGATGGTATTGACAGGTGTCGGTATAGGTATTCGTCTAATGCCAGTTCCACTACACGGCATGGCCTACTTTCCCAAGAGAATTGCAGCTGTCATCTCGTTAATGGAAGTCTCGGACCCATTTGGTGGTACACTGGGCTTGACTATTATGACCACCGTCTTGAACAACGTGGCTGGCGTGGGCGACCTTGGAGACTCGGCAGGCTACGACTTTACGGAGTTCTCTGATATGGgtgaggaagagatggagaatTTACGACAGCGGGCAAAGAAAGGCATCGTTTTGGCCTTTGTTGCCATATTCCCCTTCATGGTGCTGGTATAGCCCCCAAGGAACAAACCTGTATCTTGGATACCTGCTGATAATGCACAGTGTGTTATCGCCTCGGCCTTTCTCGGCAACGTTTACATCAGTACAGATGCATCCGACGAAGACGAACAGTCAAACGTCATTTACCAGGGCGTTTTCTTTTGGTCGTGGGTCAGAGGGAAGAAGGTCGACGAGAGCTCACATCTAGTCACCACGACGAGGCGAGCTACCTGGAGGGGAGAACAGGAAATGCTTCCAGGTGTAAACGGCTCATCAAATACAGAGGAGGTTTGCAAATAGGCAAGTTAGAGTAGCCCTGGGTCGACCTTGAACCGCAAGGAGTCACGTCTTTTCGATTCATAGACTGTTTTCCAGAATGTCGGCGTCAATAGCAATGAACAAATCATTCATTCAATCTTGTCATCATAACAGATCCAACGCCGTAAAACGCCGCAAGTCCATGTATTATCTAGTATGTCGTCGTGGAAAAGTCGTACGTCGCAGGATCGTCATCACCCTCCGATGGCATACCCGGCATAATCCCCATATCTAGCTCATCCTCTGTAATCCGTCTCGGTAACCAAGCAGCTGCAGCGTAGCATCCAATCTTCTCGAGGGGTTTTGGGTTCGGGATCCAgtgctcctcgccctcgacgAAATGCGCATTCTGAGTCTCGGCTCGTGCTTTATACTTGTTCATGATATCCTCCGCCGTGTTTTCTATGTCCCATCGAGGTTCATAGTCCAGGATACGGAGATCCTCAATGTTCTCCACCTCGACCACGTTCTCATACACGTCGGGCCAAAGATCAGGGTCCGGCCAGAGGTACAGAGACTTTAGTGACTCAAAGTAGAATAGAAGACTGATGAAATCTTCTGACCTCGCAAGGTCCAAGGGGAAAGATCTTCGGCGATGTCCTTGATGTAGGAATGCGACATGTTGAAAACTTGAGAGCATGCGACGAAACTCTGTAAAGAGCCTGGAATCCCGAGGGTATCTCATCGAAAGGGAACGTTCTTCCATAATCACTAAAGGATTTCCACCCGGAGAGGGGTGAGGGTGCGAATTATGGACTGGCATCTTGGTGATGACAAGAACATCGCTTGCTGGGCCGCATCGAATAAAACGTGTGCCTTCCCCTTGAAGATAGCTGCCGCGATAAACCCTCACGGTCTCGGGATACCTCGAGACAACCATCGACCGAGCTTCACGGCAGGAAAGTCCGATATTTTTGAGGTTTGCCCTTCTCTTTGGGTCTTCTGGGCCATCGGAATCCGCTCGATCATACGCAAAGTAACCGTTGATCATGCAGTTTGAGATGCGACTCGGTTGACCGTTGATGTATGTCTTGCATGGAGTGTGCTGCCCACAGAAACGGTTATGAACGGCGATACATGAATGATGCGTCTTATAACGCCGGTCGTGGATGTTAAGACGTATCAGACGCTGCTCGGCGGTGACGGCCAGCGCATCGTTCCAGATGCGATATCTCAGCTCCGGAGGCAGTTTTTGGAAGGGAGCGAAAGATGCCTCGGGAGCTGATCCCGAGGGCTGTTGGTTGTCGGCCATTATCTATTGGCGGGAGATAGGCTGATGATGGTGTGTGTGATGTCCTGGTGCGAGTTCGGCGCGCCCGTTAGCATCGTGGCTTATCGGGCTTCGGTGACATTGGGCGGTGAGACACGGCAGATTAATGCACATCCCGCTTTCGGGCATAAGGAATGTGTCAGCTGCCAATGCAACCATGGGACGAGTTTGGTGTTGGTACAGCCTTGTGTGGTCTTGGTATGTTTGACAGTCTACCAACATCTGTCTCTTGAGGGTGAGTTTCGTAGAGTCGGACGGGAAAACGCGCCCTTGACCCAGAGTAATGGACTTGGCGATAATGCTTGAATGGTGATTAAGGTACAGGTAAAGAGAACCCCTTTAGACAGTCCAACACCGAGATTCACGTGAAGCAACTTGTCTTCTATTCGGTGGCAAGTTACTACTCAGCCCTTCAGAGCCAAGCACCGCCACAAATGGAGGAGTAATGCATCATCGACAGAGAGTGCCAGTGACCAACCAGAGATCCGAGCGTGGATGCCTCCGAGGTAAATACATATAGATCACGAGGCAAACCCTCCTCATATCATTCCCTCCACAAGCACCAGCATACCCTCTCACATGAGTCAACTTCATACTTCATCTCGACACTTGCTCTTTTTCTCCAGTCTTTCTCCATCTAGCAACATGGAAGTCCCCTTGTCCGAACGGCCTGAAGCTGCTTCTTTCAAGTTCGTTTTAGAGGGGGTGCCATCTAGCCTGTCCAACTTCTACGTAATTTGGGCACTGCAACTTTCAGGGGGTTTCCTCGGCGACAAATGGTCTTATTCAAAGCAAGACGAAGAATTCACCGTCTACACGACCGAGAACCCAAAAAGGCTCAGGTCATCTCTCCAGAAGTGCTTTGCTGCAGTTGACGTCCGTCTAAGGCCATTGCCCGAGGCACGGGGTACAGCGACATCCAAGCCCGGCTCACCCACTTGCCCTTCATCTTGTAACTCTCTCAAGAAGTGAATGGATAATGACCTATCCTAGAACGGCTAGTTAGAGGCCGTTGTATATGTCGAGACGTATCAACGCTTCGCTGGGGAGAATTTACCAGTACGAAACCTTCACTTGAACTCAACCATCTTAATATGTGACAATAAAGGGTTCAATCATTCAATAAGATGAAGCCGAAAGGGGCATGAATAACATAAACCTTTGTTCGCATATTGAGTTCAAGATTCCATCTTCCCTTTTGCTAAGGAAGGATCAACGCCCTGCAcccatcttcctctttgaAGGATGAAATCGAGCTAACACCCGTCTCTCAAGGGTGGCCTTTGTAGTGACAGTGGCGATAATGCTCCAACTCCGATTCACCCGTGCCTACCTACCGCAAGAAGTAAAGAGAACCTTTCAGGGATTCCCAAACCAAGATTCACTTTACACAACTTGCCTTCCAATCAGTGGATTATCCCTGCCCTCGAATAACTCACCACTAGGCCCTTCAGAGTGACAACCTGCTCCAAAGAGGATCCCAGTGCGTCATCGCCAAAGCGTCAGTGAGCAGCAAGTTCAAAGTATGAAGATATAAAGCACGAGGTAGCCCCCCTCTCGCATTCTCTACGAACAACAACATTCCCACTCGCATTACATCAACTTCTCAACGCATCTCAATACTTACCTTTTCCACTACCTAGTTGTATCTACCATCCAGCAAGATGAGTAGCAGAATCTTCGGGCCCAAAACTGTAACGTTTGAACTCCCTGCCAGCGAGGCTTCTTGCAAAAAATGCATTGAAGAAGGTCTGAGAACCCAGGTGCTGCAATACCAGATCTCCTATGTCAAGAAGCGCGACAGCTACGTCATCGTCACGACGGGGGATCCAGAGCAGCTCAAAGCGGGAATTCTCAAGTACATtgctgaggaagaagccaacTATCCAGAGCCGCAGTCTCAGCCAAAAGAAGCCAGGCGTCAAAAGCGAGCCAGACGCCAAAAGCCCCAGGCTCAACCACGAACAAGACGGGAAAGCTCACCCCTGCCACcgccccctcccccgccgcCCCCTACCCCTCAGCCCTCTGCTGCCCCCAAGAAGTAGATGGTCCGGATGGATGATGATCTATCTTGAAATGGCTGCACGGGACTCATGAGGTAGTCCTGGATTCACTTGGCTTATAATAGGATGTGTATTTAGTCCAGACGTGTCAAATATCCACTagatagaaattataagCCCGTGATAGTGACGTGAATCTCTGTGTGGGTGAGCATGGAGTGTGAAATTGTGTTTCTATATGAGGCCTCGAAAGGCAGTTGGTTGCCACAGCAAAAAATAGTATTCTTCGCAGGTGCCACTATGAAAGTAAAGACCGGTGATTCCCTCTGGTTGCTGTtgtactaataaatattagaaagCTTCTATTTGCCCTTTTGTTTCAAGATGCTACCTTTCCTCTACCCGAGGGATTAGTTCcctgccttcttcctccgtTAAGAAGTGAATTAATGCCAGACTCTGGCCCTTCAGGCAAGTCCAACAGAGTTTGAGTGGGAAGCAGCATTATGCGATGATGATTTAGCTGTGATTACCGTACCTACGCCAGACAGTGAGGAAAGAACAATCTCTTTTGGTGTTCTAAAAACTGAGTCACTTCGAGCAACTTGTCTTC harbors:
- a CDS encoding MFS domain-containing protein; amino-acid sequence: MSDETRKCRHGNETAEPCQSCKTERREQLKYRWKIILGLFLPFAISALDVTIIASALPWIADDFDQLSQLNWIISSFNLTAAAFIPFWGQMADIFGRHASIQACMIIAIVGGALCTGAPTNAFPMLLFGRALQGIGCAGINVVVRAIVADKVSLQEDAKNWSIFSMVAGSSYSVGPVIGGYLTNTNWRWCFGITLPIGVAGCIITFIVLRKELLGPQPIPQLEETTETGRRTTFKQRLKTIDIGGQVLSLFGFGLLILAFTWAGSTYAWDSPAIIVPLVFGGLIIGSFVLWQYYMTPGRILERKFPQQQAMIPWEVLRNRDIGLLFYTSFASGMAMYSVLYFCTLYFTMVKQLLPSEAGRQLLFFVPGLGTGVFIAILMCNYSPRQTWHPIMLGAVIEAIGLGVLAWALWKEHDPTVYGMMVLTGVGIGIRLMPVPLHGMAYFPKRIAAVISLMEVSDPFGGTLGLTIMTTVLNNVAGVGDLGDSAGYDFTEFSDMGEEEMENLRQRAKKGIVLAFVAIFPFMVLCVIASAFLGNVYISTDASDEDEQSNVIYQGVFFWSWVRGKKVDESSHLVTTTRRATWRGEQEMLPGVNGSSNTEEVCK
- a CDS encoding MFS domain-containing protein, whose protein sequence is MLFKSDTRNSITIVTSRRLSISEDNTPTADPQHDVEKAGRDSSEGESPEVTEFEEVDWDGPDDPDKPVNWPQTKKWRITLTVSMLSFMTPFASSMMAPAIDEVMKEMKTTNRDLGSFAVSIYLLGYAFGPLLIGPCSELYGRLVVYHTCTALFAIMNIGCAMANSMSMLIAFRFLTGTVGACAFTVGPSTIGDCFKQEQRGKAMAAGVAFGISLLTLRETYPPVVLRWKAKRLRKLAGLPDVQLNNEPSQSPVQFFFMNIIRPLKMLALSPLIQGLSLLAAVAYGVLYLLFTTLTEVFVTRYGIVTNVGLVYFGLGVGQIAGVAVFGTASDTIVKRMAKGGEMKPEYRLPPMIPGTAMIPLGLIIYGWTAQYYVHWFVPLLGTFFVGVGVITVFIPVASYLVDAYPAHAASATAATTVFRSMGGALLPLAGPKMYQKLDQGWGNTLLAGIALGVMPMIWLTMKYGERLRTHPKYQMNL